In the genome of Populus nigra chromosome 19, ddPopNigr1.1, whole genome shotgun sequence, the window AGAGCAAGCTAATGGCTCTCTGCTCTTCACTCGAGGCTCCATCTTATAAAAGATAACATAAAGGAGGTAAAAGCCAAGATCAGCTACTCATTCttggaaagaaagagaaataacaATCCCCTACTCTTTTGTAAATCGAAGTTCATAAAATTAGTTAGCATGCTAGCATGCTAATTGCTAAAGAAGTTTAGCAGTAGTAATAAGGAACTAGAAAAACTTGATATCATAGGCAACCCAGATTCAAAACAATCCCAGCTTAGCATGtacaaaaacataatttgcaGCAAGCTCCAGAAAACACAGGAACAAAACACAAGAATTAGCTCCACGACAAACAATGCAAGATCAGCTAGCAAGATGGTCCTTTTCGTTgcaaagtgagaaaaaaaaaccttttagacTAGAGCTTTCACAGCCCAAATAAGCCCTAATCACAAGGGTGAGGcgcaataaaaatataaaaactctcATTTTCACCAATTGATTGACTCCTAACACTACTGGTGTTACACTTCCAAACCCAGTTTCTCaattttccctttctttccAAAATGTCACCCATTTGAAGACTAAACCGAATATCCTAGACCTAACtagttaaaaaatcataaaataattttaatgaaacatGTAAGAATTAAGAATCAAGCGAGTGGCTTGAAAAAAACGTCAAATAAATCAAAGGGCTATTAATAAGATGTTGTTTTCAGTAATTTTCCTTTCCATTAAACCTCaatatttagaaaacaaaacgaAAAACAGGAACCACAAATTGATTAAAGACTCaaacttgttttgttcttgtCGACCAAAACAAGatataggggggggggggggaggttCCCACTTTCTGAAAGACACAGACATTTTACATACCCCGCAAATTCCATAGAATCAAGAACTATatcacataaaagaaaaaaaaaagaaccaagcaaaacaacataaacttcACAGAGAATCAAACCACTGAAAAATAACCTAACACTAGGGAGAAAAAGGAGCTTACTTTGGTGGGGTGGCGAGGTTTCTTCAGATGAGGCGGAGAGTACGATGTAGTAGAGAAGAGGCGGTGTtgatatttattacttgaacaGGTGTTGCTGGTGGCTTTTGGGATCTTTGAAAGGGAAGAGGCGGCTCTTTAAAGCGAAAGACTGATGCCCCAAGTGATACCACCACTGGCCATGAACACTAGAAATAACCTAGTTGGATTGGAGCCAGCCActaattagtattttattagtCGTCACTAATCTACctaattaacaaatttttaattgatttttttgagtttacTTGGACGCCCGCCCATgttcaactcatttttttccctttccatttaaattctattttccatgaaatcaattgttttttaaagaatgacattgaatcaaattcaacattctataaataaatcaaattccgATCCCTTTTTAGCATTGGTGTAATGCTTATGTCTAAGATCACTGAATTTATTGAGATTTCTTAATttcatgatatgtttttttgtgttcGTAAAATAGTGAAATGATAAGCAATTATAATATTCcgaggacttttttttttaattaacatttgtTAGATTATTATAGATCTATCATTTTATTCTACAATATTCATTCTAACAGAGTGATACAGTCcaacctaaaaaagaaaaaaaggagtcAAAGAACAAGGGAGATAGACTTTTTTATAAGAAGATCTTAATATCAAGAGCCTTGTTTGTAGTTATATTaactgaatatattttttatgtaattatcttcatttttaaaaggaattacAATTCTTTGAACAAGTTTGAAATTAACATTTCCAAGAAAAACATTCAGAAacctaaacaaatataagagattaaaaaaaaaatattaaattaaggctgtagatttaaaattaaatacgaaagtaataaaattagaaaaataataatttaaatctcatttgaaaatctttcaaaCCTCAAATGGTTATATTATAAGTGTAAAatctcttgaaaaaaattaagttcatgattaaataatttttttaatggatataagttggtaattatatatttttgggcTGGTAATCACTGCAAGATTACCAGCATATATAATATTGTACCTGtttataaaatatctaattgGTTTGCTTCGATTTTTGAcccattttaaaaattcatctaataaaaaaaaatatcaattaattcattgtaattaaaattaaatattaaaacctctctctttttttttagggtaaATAAGGTAATTTATCTAACTAGACCTAGGCTAGCTTTTATATTGAACAAGATTGGAAACTAATTCGAGcaaaattaaactcaaaataataatgatttagaTTGATTTAGGTAATTTAAAGTGACCCATCCAATCTATAACTTGAATTTTAAACAAGAACATGGGCTAGATTaagtgttttatataaatatatatatctatcaGTACTGCGATGGAAGGCTAAATACATCGATTAAAATACCTAAATCAAATCGTATCATGGAGAAAAAGTTGTGTTGACTTGCTTGGATTAAGAGTTAGCGGAAATAAAAGGATCATGGAATTCTTTGTGGGTTCATTAGTTTGAAGTACTGGAGAAAAAACCTAGGCAATTAGAGTGTAAAATGAACATAATATACACttgaatacacacacacacacacacacacacacacacacaccactcCCAACATTGTTTAATTTGGTGTCCAGTGAAGCACTGTGCATGAACCTCGAGCCTAGTACGTACAATGAGCATCCAGATCAGAAGTGGTTccaaacagcagcagcagcaaatcCTTCATCACACAGATTAAATCGAATCTCTGAATTGCTGGCGTTACTTGGAAGCATTATGTCGTAATCCATGAAATGCAAAGCACCTGGACACTGCCTCCGTGAAACAGCAGGATGCTTCCTTGGCCAGAATGATGCTGCGAAATGTCCCCACAGATCAACAAATCTATGTCAGGTACTGGATATGAGGAGAAATATATATGTATGATAAGCTTTTTTAATGAAACAGAATCTAAAACCCTACAGCAAATTAAAGTTCATTTGTAGTTCAATATTGTCTCATTATGTGTTCCCTTGCTTgcagtaaaattaaaagatgcaTGGCATTTGATCATCTAGCTAGACATCAAGAGGAAAGACAACAATGATCAATCTGTGAAGTAAAACATTGTGTGGTTGTTGTTTATCCATTATTTCTCCTCATATCCATTGCTTGtagtaaaatttatatttttttatatatatttttttcaattcttgaaaTACAAGATAAATAGTTTATCTGGTAGCTCGTGACCTTATAAATCTTGTGACCTTAGAAATGAGGATAGATTAGAAGAAATTTAGGATAAGATATGCATGCATCAAGGATACTTGGATCAAGAGATACAGAGGGTCCATTTAGAATCAgataaaaaggttaaaaaatacaagacgAGCCCATAAATACAAGAAGAGAGAGACcatatcctttcttttttatgttgaagGCATGCaaactctttatttatttatcttttacatagtaaaaaaataatgattttaattaatagttGCATCCCAATATTTTGGATTCTAGCCTTCCTCATttctaagcttttttttttaaaaaaaaaaaagaagaaaagaaaagaaaagtagcaAAGGGTAATTTCAGCTGGTTACTGTAcatcaaaactaaattcttgTTTAACAATTAAAATCTTAAGCAAAACCATTCATATATAGCAGcacttataaaaagaaatatttcttGCAACCTGCCCCATTAATCTTCAATATTTACATCCTTtccaaatttattttccaaagaATTTCAACTCATTAACGTCAATGCACGTACGAGATTCTTATTCAAATATACGATCTCGAGAAAGATATTCGGTTTACAATATTACTCTCTTTTTATACCTATCCTTCTCATGCGTACGTGAAgcataattatatatgatcaaCATAATCATTATTAATATAGTTATCCTGAACTtggtattaaattttaaatctattaGCATGTCCAAGAGATCAGGAGCAGGCTTCCAATCATTCAATTCAATGTTTTTCTCCTCGGATAATCTATTAAGAAAATTCTTTCCTTGGGGCCAACCATTTCCACTATATATCACAGATATTTTAAGAACAAATATTCGTGTATATATGcatcaggaaaatattttttatatatattatttcgcAGTAGATAAAGCCCAGCTGGATGATGATCAATTCTTTAtgagaattaaaatatttttgtgtgctgtatccttttttattacttgcacaacaaaatcaaacgactatatatatatatatatatatatatatatatatatcaagggaaattaattatctcaaatatgcaaaatttaaatttggcaacgtttttctattttttttcagcaATAATATTGGAAAATTCTACTTTACTCTAAGCATGTAATTATTAATTGTCGAAATCTTCATTTTGGAGGGAAAGAAATAAATACGGTAGTAACATTAAATTGTGGAATATTTTTTGAGATTCCTGGAGGGAAGGCCAATAAGGCCCTGTTCCTCAAGTAGTCTTTAAAGGCTCCACTCTTTGGTATTTACCatctctcttttccttctttttcatcTTCAACCCCTAgctaattaagaagaaaaatgttgtttaatatttcttgtttacggttttttattctttgcatGGCCTTCATCCCTTCCTGTGTTCTTGGGTTCTCATCACATGGTTTACCTACTTCATCGTTCAATGAATCATTCATTCGTTTATTTGGGAATGATCATGTGATTTTTCTTGACGATGAACGAAAATCAGTTCAAATTTCCCTTGATCAAAGTTCAGGTTCTGGTTTTGCGTCACAACTCACGTATCTCTATTCATATTTCAGTGCTTCCATCAAATTACCAGGAAATTACACCGCTGGAGTTGTTGTCTCTTATTACACATCAAATGCTGATGAGTACACAACTAATCAcgatgaaattgattttgagtTCTTGGGAAATACTGGAGGCAAACCTTGGACCCTCCAAACCAATTTATATGGCAATGGAAGTACAGGTAGGGGACGTGAAGAGAGGTACACTCTTTGGTTTGATCCTACTCAAGATTTCCATTCGTATAGTATTCTTTGGACCAGTACATGGATCGTTTACTACGTGGATGATGTTCCTGTTAGAGAGGTTCAAAAGATTGATGCCATGGGTGGAGATTTTCCCTCTAAGGCTATGAATTTATTTGCTACAGTATGGGATGGATCTAGCTGGGCAACAGGTGGAGGCCAAAACAAGGTTGATTATAAATATGCTCCTTTCATTGCTAAATATTCCAGTTTTGTGCTGTATGGATGCTCTGCCAACCCAGCCCGAGAAGAGTCAGCTGCTGAAACGTGTGGTAATGCCACAGATTTGAATTCTTTCAATGGTTTGACAACTGAGAGAAAGGGGAAAATGGAGAAATTAAGGAttgaacatttgatttattcttATTGCAATGATCGTTCTCGATACCCAACTCCATTGCCTGAGTGTAATTTAAGAGGAAAATCTAGTTGATCAATATATATATCGACTATGAATGTTtagtatttataattaattacgAACGAGAATGATGATTGATTTCTTTTAGCAATTAATTAATGGTATTAATTACTTagctattaatttaattaacgcGTGTATGCGTGCGCTAATAAAACAATACCTCGAACCAAGTATGGTTTTACTCATCTTAATTATTAGAACAGCAAGTGATTTACTAGGTAGACTACAAGTAATTAAGTGCATAAGAAGCCTTTTCTCACTCCAATACTAATCCTAAACTTGCGATTAATTTACATATATCCTTGAACAGCTAATTAATACACTTCCACCTAGCCATAATTAAGCCACACtaatcatgttcttgctttaaAGTTTAATCTATCATGTCCCTTAGTTTATATAAGatcaagaaataattaataagatcaTCAACACATGCTGGCTAGATCATagctacttatatatatatatgatctagCTTGCTGGTAATCAAGGAAAAGGtttattaattaaagatattattattgatCGTGATCATCAACACCTACTTGCTATCCCCAATCTTGGAGAGCTTCCTTTACGTCCCTCAGCAACAAGGGATTCGCGAGCTGATGAAATTCCATTGGGGGCTAGCAACTCATCAAAGGCGGAACAATCGATCCAATCCTTGAGCGAATCCTCTTGACCCCATGTATCTGGTATCATGACCCTGCCAGCTACCTCTTCTCTATGCTTCTTCAATCTTTCACGTCCACTATCTTTATGCAACAGCGCTTCATGACCAGCCTCACAATCTCCATCATGATGTGGAGAAACTGGGCTGGTACTTGCTTGATCAGTGGAAAATGCAAGAATATTCTGGCTAGTGGATCTAGTAGAAGCAATATTTGAGTGATTATTACCTATATTAATGGTGGGATCTTCTTCTTTCTTGGATGAGAAATGGATTCCTTCCATCTTGCTATCCTTCTTCAATAATGGTGTgatgacagagagagagagagagagagataggcaatattatagaaaaataggtttaatatatatttgtgagaataaaataaaatcagggAAGGAAGAGAGTGCAAGAGAGTAAAGAACAACGTATGGGGGAGCAGGATTACACGTCACGAGTTTTTGCTTCGTATGGTGCATGACATCTCTACGTCTCAGACTTTATGTTAACAGTGAAATTTGTGTGGTTAGTTATCACAGAGAGGGATGTTGAAAcagtagttgtttttttttttttttatttgtctaggGTTACATGTGtacaatataatatttattactctCCCaagattaaaaatacaaaataataaagataaataaagtatatctctatatatttcttgtttaaaaatataaaaaaatattttaaaattgttacaaaaacatttatttctatatatgttttttttattttcattattttttatatttcatgttttgaaaCAATATTCAAAGTTTGGACTGGTTAGTTGAGGAGTTGATTGAGAgtgtatcaaaatattatttgttaaaaatttaattttttttatcgttttgatctgaattatatatatatatatatatatatatatatatatatagttttttgatCGAACTCTCCTGGTGCTAGAGGTGGAAAAGGGAGCACGCGGGGATTGTTCTCTGGAAACAAAGATGTGGACAAGCGTGAAACAAAATgatagatatatattttaattttaataggaacaagcttttaattattaatttcgaGGAAGCTTCGAAAATATGTTGAtcaaaatatatcttatttGATTTGGATTTATTCCATCTATAATTAAAACTTGTTACATGTTGGGTGAACAATTCTACCCTGAAAATGTttaagcaatattttttttttgagaagaaATGGTAAGCAAATTTACATGGAAAttcaatgagaaaaacatagaaacaaGTTTGACGGGCTCAAGTAACagctatatataattaaatgcaattaaaTTAACCAGCCTTGGTGTTtgagaaaaattaatgaatctttaaataaaaaccctCGTTTCTAGCGATTTTAAAGCCaaaagatttataaaaaaaacaatgcacaAAAATTTACAAGAATTATCTAATTTTTGTAAGCTTTAATGTCCTGTTAATGTGGTTCGATCGACTGAGGTcatgtcaaaagaaaaaaaaatgtttgtcaACAGAAAAATGAATATGGTAAAACACAAAATTTGAAACAGAGGATAATATGCAAGTGGAAGAGTCCTATCTTTGCAAGGataaatcatacaaaaaatatGCAGACTGGATAGAAAATCTTGGTCACAATTTTATTTAGCGTCATTATTGGATTACTGAGGCTCTGGGCTAATAATATCTATGGGCTTGAAACAGAACAAACCctaacctttgtaagcccacTTTCTGTATCTTATCCTCATGGGAGTGAAGTTCCTTCCCCGACCACTACAAACCTTTGGCATTAACAAAAACCAGGGCTTCAAAGGGAGGTTTCTGCTTCTATTTTTACACGCCTGTGTCACAATCATCAAGACTCCCATGTATATGTTTTGTCTACACTCTACACGGgtctagtttatttttcttgtctttaacttgCAGTATCATATTATATTTCTGTACTGCTTGATatactcttttttcttcttctttttttttggtaaatacTAAATACTAGTATTTTTTACTCTTAAATCCCACCCCTGCATAAATTTGAGATGGataagattaaattattttctgtaataaaaaaatgaaaaaaaccatgattttgGCACATCCCCCATTATATTGGAAGAAAgaacaaagacaaaaacaaaaacagatttCCTATTTACAAAAACTACTTTGACCAATCAATGGAATTACTCGAGGATTTTGCGTCATCATCATGTATATATGGACTAGAATTCTGGAAACATGAGGCTCTCTTGCTACCCGATGATGAACAAATCTTGaagattaaacaagaaaaaaaaaagataaagaaattgatcgatcatttaaatattaacagCTAATTTATACTCTGAGTCGTTGATGTGAAGTGCAGGCTCTACGTCCCTCAGCAACAAGTGCTTCACGAGCTGATGTGATTCCATCTGGGGCTAACAACTTGTCAAATGAAGAATAATCAATCCAATCTGCAAGCAAATTCTCTTGACCCCATGTTTCTGGTATCATAACCTTACCACTCACTTCTTCTCTATGCCTCTTTAGCCTCTCACGTCCAGTAGAACTTTCTTTGTGCATTAATATCAATGCTTCAGCTTGCTCTTTCACCTCGTTACTAACATTTTCTACTCTAGGATAAGAAGCCAAACTTTGATGAGCTTGTGGCAGCTGATGGTGTTCTTTCATTGAAGACTTCTTCATGGTCTGTGAGGGTTCTGCCCTAGAGGGTGACTTCGGCTGCAAAGAAAATGCAAGAATCCGGGTGGTGGGTTCTCTTGGATTTGAGGAGGGTTGTTCCTCCATTGATGAGAAAGGTGTGCCCTCCATTTTGGAGCAAAGTAATGGGGTTTGCTAAGCTTGAGAGGTAGCTAGGTTTTTATAAGGCTCGAGCTAGGtttataaaatcttgattgaGTGCAAGAGAGGATGAAAGGGCAAGTGTTAATACAAGTCACAAGCGTGAATTTTATTGCATGGTATGTGACAGCCCTACGTCTCATATTCAAGCTTGTTAATGGGGTCAGATTTGTGTGGTCTAAGTTGTCATAGAAAGGTAGATTTCCAAAGTATATAGCAGTAGTCTTCCCTtcctt includes:
- the LOC133680642 gene encoding uncharacterized protein LOC133680642 isoform X1, encoding MEGIHFSSKKEEDPTINIGNNHSNIASTRSTSQNILAFSTDQASTSPVSPHHDGDCEAGHEALLHKDSGRERLKKHREEVAGRVMIPDTWGQEDSLKDWIDCSAFDELLAPNGISSARESLVAEGRKGSSPRLGIAIVKPLKEFKSVALPHVSAADSSRAGLAEHPYSTKLEYLAMKGAYL
- the LOC133680642 gene encoding uncharacterized protein LOC133680642 isoform X2, translating into MEGIHFSSKKEEDPTINIVSPHHDGDCEAGHEALLHKDSGRERLKKHREEVAGRVMIPDTWGQEDSLKDWIDCSAFDELLAPNGISSARESLVAEGRKGSSPRLGIAIVKPLKEFKSVALPHVSAADSSRAGLAEHPYSTKLEYLAMKGAYL
- the LOC133679130 gene encoding protein BIC1-like encodes the protein MEGTPFSSMEEQPSSNPREPTTRILAFSLQPKSPSRAEPSQTMKKSSMKEHHQLPQAHQSLASYPRVENVSNEVKEQAEALILMHKESSTGRERLKRHREEVSGKVMIPETWGQENLLADWIDYSSFDKLLAPDGITSAREALVAEGRRACTSHQRLRV